The Streptomyces laurentii genome contains a region encoding:
- a CDS encoding peptidyl-prolyl cis-trans isomerase (identified by MetaGeneAnnotator; putative;~sequence version:1), whose product MLRRFLYVSAALLGAAFAFGSAVLGDWADENQYLWVSRACVLGFVGGFAVAAGCAAFAVLPRRWLRHVFPQPGEGQYDVIARRRKLPPIDGRGAGVAAAPLMTAGTRPRRGGKPSPGPKPRQGSKEPVSWGEVAFVAGSSWLVTGAGYGLLAAFDEPGLPFAPLLVLSLGQWVGQRHRDWAAASAAAVVGVGTLLVLLDPLRNDLGRFLGDALTVGSGATTALIAFALVQRRRARTAR is encoded by the coding sequence ATGCTCCGGCGCTTTCTCTACGTTTCGGCCGCGCTCCTGGGGGCCGCGTTCGCCTTCGGCTCCGCCGTGCTCGGCGACTGGGCCGACGAGAACCAGTACCTCTGGGTGAGTCGGGCCTGTGTCCTCGGCTTCGTGGGTGGGTTCGCGGTGGCGGCGGGGTGCGCGGCGTTCGCCGTCCTGCCCCGGCGCTGGCTGCGGCACGTGTTCCCCCAGCCGGGTGAGGGGCAGTACGACGTGATCGCGCGCCGCAGGAAGCTTCCTCCGATCGACGGGCGGGGGGCAGGGGTGGCCGCCGCGCCGTTGATGACGGCGGGCACGCGGCCGAGGCGGGGAGGGAAGCCGAGTCCCGGGCCCAAGCCCAGGCAGGGGTCGAAGGAGCCGGTCTCCTGGGGCGAAGTCGCGTTCGTGGCCGGAAGCAGCTGGCTGGTCACCGGCGCCGGATACGGCCTCCTCGCCGCCTTCGACGAGCCCGGTCTCCCCTTCGCGCCCCTCCTCGTCCTCTCGCTGGGCCAGTGGGTCGGACAGCGGCACCGCGACTGGGCCGCCGCCTCCGCGGCGGCCGTCGTCGGCGTGGGCACGCTGCTCGTCCTGCTCGATCCGCTGCGGAACGACCTGGGCCGCTTCCTCGGCGACGCCCTCACCGTGGGATCCGGGGCGACGACCGCGCTGATCGCCTTCGCCCTCGTCCAGCGCCGCCGCGCGCGGACGGCCCGCTGA